The Toxoplasma gondii ME49 chromosome XI, whole genome shotgun sequence region AGTATCAATGCAACATCAAAAACTACCTCACCAACCACTGTGAAATCAGTGAAAACATAAAGCCACACGTGTCGAGTGTGGTTCGTCCTTATTCCATTCCGGTGGTCCGCCACAGAACGCAGTTTTTTGACAGCAAAGAAATCAAGCGGAATTACGTTCGTGCTCGGGAAAAGGTAGTTTTCGACGTGATGATTAGCAGACGTGACAGCAGCGATCACAAGGGAAGCGTGGTGTATCACTTCCTATAATCATGCAGAGTGTCTAACTTCCATCTTCGATTTGATCCCAAATGTTTAAACAGCCATCGAATTCAATTAGCTCAGGGGCCGCACGCTACTCATGTTTCAAAGAGCGCATTTCGCTAGGTATCCAATCCCGCGCTCTATCTTCGGCATTAAAACAGCAGCTCAATGTCAGGCAACCATGCGATTTCTAGGTGGAACACCTCGAACGATAGGTGCGATACAGAAGCGAACGGCTTGAATGGCATCCACGAGATTCCCTTCCGTGTTCCCGCGATCATAAACGGCTCTGATTTGGGAGCGGTCATTCGCAACGAGATCTACATCATCGGCAGAGAGCAACACGCGTGAGGCTGTTCGGACATACTTTAAACGATCGCAACCACAATCCGACAGAAATGcgctctgctgcttcgttCACCCCGCGTTCTGCCCTCACCTGAAGTAGACAGGGCGGCggaacggaggaagaaggcgaatcCCGAACGAGCTCTAACGTCTCGTTCCTCCACGGGTCACTTGCCAAACTTGAAATCGAAAATCCTTGCGTCTAGGAGCTGGTGTAGAGCATTTCCAGTTATTGTCGTGAAGAGAAGTGACACGGTTAGTGGAGGTCACCGTGCGGAGGCCGCTTTTGGGATGCCTCCAAGTGCCGACCTTTTGACGTTCAGTTAAACGCTTGGCTTCCTCCGTACAAACAAAATGCTGATTATGGAGGCGTTACAACTACTGGGCAGGAGATTCCCTCCACAGGAAGGTACGTGAAGGGTCTTCTTGACGTGGAAACCCTTGCTGCAGAGTTTGTCAACAGAGAACGGCGGTGTGTCTCCCGACACCCCCCCCTCCATCTGCCAGGTGTACTCGACAGAAACTCTGCGGTACTCAATGACTTGTGTATGTGGGCAGACAGTGAGCAGGTCGTTAACGAACGAGTCCACAGCTTCTTTTGTGGCGGAGTCGACGGGTTTATACTCGAGGCGGTTGGAGTCTAAAAGGCGGAGAAACCGTGTGtggcgtgcatgcgtcttcgcCGCAGTGATATGCTGTCGACAGAGGCGAATCTTTCCCCACTTGCACAGATCAATCTGCAGGCCTAGCAGATTCGGTACAGGTCCCGGCCACCGAGACAGCAGTGCTGCACTATGCGAGTCAATCGCCAATACAAAGTGCGGTACGGCTGCAACAAGAGCTTCGAATGCACGTGCATCGTAATCCCACAACATGCGGTGGACTGTGACTGTCGGCAACACAAAGGTGTGTAGGTTTCGCTTTTGCGGAGGCAGGAAGTTAGCTTCTTCGCAAGGGGCGGACGgctctgcgtttcgcagATTGGCTCGCCGATGGCCAGTCGCAGGCCTCTGACTGCTACAGGATGCACTACAGTGTAGCTGGCTCTCGCTTCCGGTATCGCGTCCTACATCGGCAAAACCGAGTGcctcagcgcatgcagcaactACGTTGGCGTGCCACCAGCTACTGGCAAAGTGTAAGCGCGGTGGGCGCTCTAGAATATGTTTCCACACGCCAATCTCCATCCATTCTGGCCGTGTCACCCAATCACGTAGCATTTCAACTACgccagcagagacgccaTCGACGTTTGCATCGAAACTTCCTAGATATTCCTGACTCGCGTCAGCAAGCGGGCCGCCTCTCCCCGGGTAGCGGTTCCTGCCGTACCGATCCCTTCGGTTGACATGGCTTCTCTTAGTTAAAAGGGAGTGCTGGCCTGAGGGAATGCGAAGATGAAGTGCCCGCCCAGCAACCTCCAGCGGCAAAGTCGCCGTACCCTCATAGACGGGCTGGACCGCGGGACAGAGGTGTCGTAAGATCGGCAAGACGGCGAAGTCGAAAACGTCTTTCATGTCGTCGTCTTGGACAACCAGACGAAGTATTTTCAAGTTCCGTAGAACTTTCCGGAACTGCCGATCGCGCGCCGTATCCCCCGACGACCCTCTGTGGCCCGCTGTACGTACGCCTGGGAAGGCCGCTTCGAGTTCGGTATCTTCCACATCATCATCCTCCACAAAACATGCTGGAAGGCTCTGAATCACCTGAAGTTCTTCAAGAGAGCTGCCAGGAAATGCTGAGTCCTCTGAAGCCCTGCAGAAGCTTCTGGACTGTGACGAAGTGGAGATATTCCGTGAGGTTGCGTCCGTCTGCTCATGCGCCATGCTATCTAGGATTCCCTGTACTGCGAATGGCAACGCTTTGAAGCAGCAAAGTGTGACCGTGGCTCTCCTGACAGCGGGAGCCATTACCGAAAAGAGGTGAATGAGCGTATGGAGTTCCCGACCACGAATAAAAGGCACGAGTTCGACGCCCTGTGTCCTTTCGTTTTCACATAGTTCGAAGTACTCTAGGTCCTCACAAGCAGGGAAAACGCACCTGGAGAGAAGCTGAGGGCGGGGCTGCAGCGTCCGTCCAAGCTCCCCCCGCTGCAGGTAGAATGGGCGCCGATACGGACCCGGTGGGAAAGCCAAGTCTCCGTAAAAAGTATCATTCGGCCCAGCTCGGCGGAGGAAACTGTGGTGAATTCGGAGTCGCTTTACGCGGGGAAAAACCATGGAGAGCCACTGTATATCTGCGGGGGCTGACCAGGCGGCTGTCCGCGTCTGCACAGACAGAGTCTGGATGGATTCCGACACCATTAGAAGCTTGTTGAAGAGCGGCAGCAAGACTTCTGCTGCGTGCACGCTCTGGTCCCAGTACAGTGACAACTCTGAGAGCTGAGTAGGTGGTGGTCTGAGATTTACAAAGTGGCTGAGCAAGTTGAAGTCTCCGGGCGGCGCTACCTCCGGTAAATGCTCTCCTCTGTAGTTTGCCGAAAACCTGGCGGCTGCCCCCGCCGAGGCAGGTGGACACAACTCTGCTCCTGACCCcaaagaagacgcatgcgATGTGTCACTGGATCGGACGGGGGGTTTCCACTCTTTGCCAGTTCGCTGAAGACGTGAGGACAACGTGGAGGGTTCTACCGAACGGCTGGTCCCGCCTGGCCACTGAGCTGGAAAGGCAAGACCTCTCATTTGGCGGAGCGCCGCGGCGGCCTGCTCCGGTCCTAGACATCTTGTGAACGCCTTGCAAACAAGTCGAAGATTTGGAAGTTCGTTGACgtagaagaagcgaaaaaaaagcggATGGAACCCCTCCTCAAGGAGGTCCAGAAGGCCGGGCCCCGGCTCAACGGAATTAGCTAGGGGCCGGGGTGACCCTGCACCCATGTTGATCGAgacattcttttttcccgcTGGGTTCTTTGCAGAAACGGGCTCGGTTTCCCACTTCAAACATATCCGGAAAAGAGCAAGGGAACGCGACAGTTCAGCGAAAAATGAACCGCCTCAGGAACGCACCCCCTCTGCCAAGACTAGATGAGTAGCTGTGGACGCGCGTGGCTCAAGATTCTCCATTCTCGTTGACGGGCCGCATTCACGGCTTCCCCACGATTCACACACTCCAAAAGAGTGAATTCTCATGAAAAAACACGGGTGTTCATGATTTATTGGAACCTTTCGACGGCGTCAGCAGAAACCGAAACGGTTTGTCTTCCAGTGGAGGTAAGCCCTCGAAGGCGGGGAGGAAGATGAACCTTCCCAGTCTCAGGCAACGGCATGTACGGCAGAACGGTGTCGCAGGGGTTGGCCCCGAAAACCAAGCCTTATTCGAATGCACTGAGCTAAATAATGCAGGGTTGAAGAAGTTATCTGGGAGAAGGGGAGCCGGAACTAAAAAGCCTAGGAAGCTGGCGAAAATTGTGCCGAAAAGATAGACTTGACAGCAGCTCCTACTGCCGGGCCAGACGACAGCCATGCACCTCCTGTACTTTCTTTTGGTCAACTTTGATACTTTGAATGAAATTAAATCTAGTTCTGGGAAGGTTTGCCGCGCCCTATATTTTGGAGAACGGCGACAAGCCATGCTTGAAATTGGTTCTCACCGCACCCGGATCGCACCGTTGTAAAGATGCTTAAGTAGCAGAGCGACGCAACAATCACATTTGTCCCATCCGTAGAAAAGCTGCTAAGCCATTTCCTTTCGTCTTGATCGGGGTCAAATGTCATGGGAAACGAAAGCAACTCTCAAATCGTGGCATCCCTGTTTTTCCCCCATACCCTGCGATGTCTCGCCGGGTTCACCACTTACGGCCCTCTGAAGAGCATTGTGAGAGACGCATGAGACCTAACATCAACGACCAGCTGTCTAACAAAGTCTTTTTCCATTAGCTTCGGTATGTCACTGTCTGATGCAACACACGATACGTAGGCATTCGGGAAATTTTCTCCTTCCGGAGTAAGGTTAACCACGTAGGAGGTAAGTAAGGGCTTAGAACGTACGCCTTCCCCGAGCAACTTCCACGTGAAATGtcttgcagaagaaaacaagggaAGCAGGATTTCACGTAGCTAGTCCAGCTGACAAGAACATCCGCGGTCTGTCATTAGTGTCTTTTCAGAAATCTAGGGGCCGGGGGGctgagggaagagagaaagagtcaACGGGGCGTACGCAGGATGCACTATGTCGAGTTCGTTGTTCCAACGATACCGTACACAACGCGCAAGCATTGATTGGTATACAATATATTAACAGCTGCGCCAGGTGTTGCTTGCTTGCAACTGCAAACGGATATGGGGACACAAGATCCAGTTTCGCAAACAGCTACGGGGCTGATATGTCGTTGATACCCTTGACATGAAACAGCGAATGGCTGTTTAATATCGAACATGATGCCGGCGTCAATCTTGCTGCTGCGTGGACTGCATAAACTCTCTCTACGCTGACTGTGAATGAAACTGAAACTGCCCCCCCCCAACCTATTTGCATGAGTTTTATGGAGTGGAATCCATAACGTGGTGTCAGAAGATCTCGTTCTTTTCTAAGGTACCGAATAATATGGGATACCGTCCAATATATGTAGAAGCGTGGAGGTGAGGTACTAGTACAAAGGACTCGAGCAGCATTGTGAAGTCAACTTCGCAGTACCTCTGACTTTGGCATCTAAAGAGTGTCGTTCTCATTGCACTCGCGGACAGAGTCCTACATAAGCTGTGACCCTGCACATGATGTATGTAATGTCTGGCTAAAACTACACATATGACGGTTGTATATGTGtttcgctttcgtctgcAGATGCATTCCATGCGTCTGTGACGAAATGGAACGAACCCGTGCATACCCAGCTTTCCGAGGTAGACTGCCTGCTTACAAGAATCGCTGGTGGGCAGAGCTCAGTGATCCATGGTGCCCCTCGTGTCCACCATCAATGACAATTATCACCAGGGAAATACCGTTTCGCTTCCCACAGAGCGCATGAGTATCAGCGTACTCAACGTAAACTGTGTTCAGGGGCACCACATGGAAACGCCTCATAatggaaaacgaaaacaacCTTGCTTCTCAAACTCGGCACCAGGGCGCTGCCTTCTGCGGTAGACGAGAACTGTGACGTGACCAGTGGTCCTGCCCAGCTGCCGTGCGTCAACGACACCGGCGATTTGGATGTCTATTCGTTGATGAAGGCAAAAGCCGCGCAGCATGTTTTCGGAAAGGGCAGGAATGCCACGTTGTACGCCGGATTCCCTCTGCCACGAAGCAGGCCCAACTAGTCGATACTCAATGACAGATACATTAGGGCATGCATCATGCACCAGCGAATCTAACAAGCGGCCAAGGACTCCTTGAGCCTCTGCGGAAGAACTCTCACCCGCTCTCCACTTCCACAAGTCATGAAGCCGGACAACTCTAGCTTGCCAACGTCCGTATTTTGATGCAAGTGCAAGGAGCTCCTCATTGGGTGCCCTGGGTTGTCCGCCGCTGAGACCGATCTCCAGACCTACAAGATTCCTGAAGAACCCTGGCATGTTGACAAGTTGATCCATATGgcgtctgtcgccttcgagTCGCAACAAGATTCCTGGGAGCAGTTGTGTGATTTCTTTTATGTGctgggagagacaggggggAAGTCTGGCCAGAGGCCGAGCAACCTCCAGCGACACCGTCGAGGGAACCAGCGTGCAACGTTGGAACgacgcgttttctgcagtCGGATACGTGACTCCAGGACGAGAAAGGGTCACGGTGACAGATGCCGGGCACTCCGTTCCGAGGACGTGAAAATGCAACTCTGCAATGCTTTGACTCTGAATGAACTCCTTAACGTGACCTGAAGTGACGCATCGGCAACGCGAATGTTCACAGATCCTTTGGCGCAGCCTGTGACGGTGTCTTCGAGCACAGCGGCAtccttctgttccttctgttctcctctcgctcaTGGATAAACGCACCGTTCCAGCGAGAAGTAAGTGCCCTCTGGGACACACACGTTCCACAAAGGCAAGAATGCCGGTTTGGACGAACTCGTGGAGCTCGCAGTCGTTCAAGACGAAACAGATCTGTCGGACAGACTGAATGGTCGCAGACACTCCGTCAAAAACGGAATTGCCAAAATACGTCTGTGGCAGGAGCCAGTCCCGCTCTAGAGCGTCGCAGTTTCGGGTCGCAGGAACGATTTCCAACTCTTCTACAGTGCAGAATGGCCGAGAGGCGAGGTACACAAGAACATGTGTGATTGTGTAGCGTGAGTCAGCTGTGAAGGCGAGGTGCCGCAGTTCCCCCATGGAAGAGAGtaaggagaagaggcagttCAGCTGGTGGAGAACGATTTCGTGCCAAGGAATGTCGTCGTCATCGCCATCCCACACGAAGGAGTCAAACCAACGCAGGCCTTTACATGCCGGAAACTGGCaccgagagaggaaatgCCAATCCAGACAATCTTGGTAGTACCTTACGTGGGAATTCCCGCAATCGCTGGCAATAATCAGCTGCGtcaaacgaggaaagacgagtTCGAGAGGCCAGGCACATCGCCACATAGTCAAAGTCGAGCCAACAGTGGACAAAGTCTCCAGTGTCGGTGCTGCGGTGGTGAGGAGTCTTCTGAAAGTATCGCACAACGACCACGAAACACCGCCAGTCCAGTGAATTGACAGTTGTCTCAGGCCACATGGCCGCACTGATAGGTACTCGTTCAGGAAGCTTGTCGCTTTTCGATGTCGCTCGCAAGTAACTCTGTCACCTTCCTGCTCCCACACGCGCTCACGGTCACCGAGAGTGACACAGGCGCGGATGCTTTCCTTCTCAAAAGACTCGACAGCTGCTTCACATTTCGGTAGGCCCTGTCCGCAATGAGGCCATG contains the following coding sequences:
- a CDS encoding hypothetical protein (encoded by transcript TGME49_314110); translation: MGAGSPRPLANSVEPGPGLLDLLEEGFHPLFFRFFYVNELPNLRLVCKAFTRCLGPEQAAAALRQMRGLAFPAQWPGGTSRSVEPSTLSSRLQRTGKEWKPPVRSSDTSHASSLGSGAELCPPASAGAAARFSANYRGEHLPEVAPPGDFNLLSHFVNLRPPPTQLSELSLYWDQSVHAAEVLLPLFNKLLMVSESIQTLSVQTRTAAWSAPADIQWLSMVFPRVKRLRIHHSFLRRAGPNDTFYGDLAFPPGPYRRPFYLQRGELGRTLQPRPQLLSRCVFPACEDLEYFELCENERTQGVELVPFIRGRELHTLIHLFSVMAPAVRRATVTLCCFKALPFAVQGILDSMAHEQTDATSRNISTSSQSRSFCRASEDSAFPGSSLEELQVIQSLPACFVEDDDVEDTELEAAFPGVRTAGHRGSSGDTARDRQFRKVLRNLKILRLVVQDDDMKDVFDFAVLPILRHLCPAVQPVYEGTATLPLEVAGRALHLRIPSGQHSLLTKRSHVNRRDRYGRNRYPGRGGPLADASQEYLGSFDANVDGVSAGVVEMLRDWVTRPEWMEIGVWKHILERPPRLHFASSWWHANVVAACAEALGFADVGRDTGSESQLHCSASCSSQRPATGHRRANLRNAEPSAPCEEANFLPPQKRNLHTFVLPTVTVHRMLWDYDARAFEALVAAVPHFVLAIDSHSAALLSRWPGPVPNLLGLQIDLCKWGKIRLCRQHITAAKTHARHTRFLRLLDSNRLEYKPVDSATKEAVDSFVNDLLTVCPHTQVIEYRRVSVEYTWQMEGGVSGDTPPFSVDKLCSKGFHVKKTLHVPSCGGNLLPSSCNASIISILFVRRKPSV